A single Elaeis guineensis isolate ETL-2024a chromosome 15, EG11, whole genome shotgun sequence DNA region contains:
- the LOC140854046 gene encoding uncharacterized protein encodes MERDQELKHCCRVCGKSFPCGRSLGGHMRSHLASNSCAEVEARLQSSRSSIGVGAGYDLRENPKKTWRLSGSGSDGSPGHDKLCRKCGKGFPSLKSLFGHMRCHPDKSHHNLEEGEEEEKELEEQEGAWSAGGQSDNEVMIPRRRRRSRRVALIPASSTQVLELEKEQEDVALSLMMLSRDTGFWSSISSTAESDKNSVVLKNLDSEGDEIGKGKKRSEFISLRYGDRRDGLKKVESDVSDDDGFVKDDEFKKPKAYTSDTDEFEHADEASRKGSLKKKDLSCCLAELGRKTRFDQWHSGTGKYSKSGSRSEFGASKADFSKVSIKRGRYECTTCNKFFPSYQALGGHRASHKRIKVLLVSRTEGSNNSLETEASIKPAQLEELVDKNVGIDTSSEASKKVKDHECPICHNLFSSSQALGGHKKSHLVVSSDGADLTHQTIVIQQQPPGMPDVLDLNLPAPTDEGYNNTEGNLKFRSWWVGRNHRREPLWGLISN; translated from the coding sequence ATGGAGAGAGATCAGGAGTTGAAGCACTGCTGCAGGGTTTGTGGGAAGAGCTTCCCCTGTGGGAGATCTTTGGGAGGCCACATGAGGTCTCACTTAGCATCGAACTCCTGTGCCGAGGTCGAGGCGAGGCTGCAGAGCAGCAGGAGCTCCATTGGGGTAGGAGCTGGCTATGACCTGAGGGAGAACCCCAAGAAGACCTGGAGGCTATCGGGCTCTGGCAGCGACGGCTCCCCGGGGCATGACAAGCTCTGCAGGAAGTGTGGGAAAGGTTTCCCTTCTTTGAAGTCTCTCTTTGGGCACATGAGGTGCCATCCAGATAAGTCTCACCATAAtttggaggagggggaggaggaagagaaagaattgGAGGAGCAGGAGGGCGCATGGAGTGCAGGAGGCCAATCTGACAATGAGGTGATGATTcccagaaggagaagaagatcaagacGAGTGGCGTTGATCCCAGCCTCATCGACTCAGGTGTTGGAGcttgagaaggagcaggaggatgTGGCACTGAGCCTCATGATGCTGTCGAGGGACACCGGGTTTTGGAGCAGCATTAGCTCGACCGCCGAGTCCGATAAGAATTCAGTGGTGTTGAAGAATTTAGACTCTGAGGGAGATGAGATtgggaagggaaagaagagatCTGAATTCATttctttaagatatggggatAGGAGAGATGGACTAAAGAAGGTGGAATCTGATGTTTCTGATGATGATGGTTTTGTTAAGGATGATGAGTTCAAGAAGCCAAAGGCCTATACTTCGGATACGGATGAATTCGAGCATGCCGATGAAGCATCAAGAAAAGGCTCTCTCAAGAAGAAGGATCTGAGTTGTTGTCTTGCTGAATTAGGGAGGAAGACGAGATTCGATCAGTGGCACTCAGGAACTGGGAAATATAGCAAATCAGGATCAAGGTCTGAGTTTGGTGCTTCCAAAGCTGATTTCAGTAAGGTTTCTATAAAAAGAGGCCGGTATGAATGCACTACATGCAACAAGTTCTTCCCTTCTTACCAAGCTCTCGGAGGTCACCGAGCTAGCCACAAAAGGATCAAGGTCCTGTTAGTATCAAGGACTGAAGGCAGTAATAACAGCTTGGAGACAGAAGCTTCTATTAAGCCCGCACAGTTGGAAGAATTGGTGGACAAGAATGTTGGCATTGATACTAGCTCTGAAGCATCAAAGAAGGTCAAGGACCATGAATGCCCAATCTGTCACAACCTTTTCTCATCAAGCCAAGCTTTAGGGGGTCACAAGAAGTCCCACTTGGTTGTGAGCTCCGATGGTGCAGACCTCACTCATCAGACTATTGTAATTCAGCAGCAGCCACCGGGGATGCCGGATGTGCTTGATCTCAACCTCCCAGCTCCCACCGATGAAGGTTATAATAATACTGAAGGGAATCTTAAGTTCAGGTCTTGGTGGGTTGGAAGAAATCACAGGCGCGAGCCACTCTGGGGCCTGATCTCCAATTGA